In a single window of the Serratia quinivorans genome:
- the yhjD gene encoding Inner membrane protein yhjD, with translation MPTGSDKDPRQPNSEAPQKPLIAIKTGHQTIDRRISGFSRLVERIKAWPSIAHLLRATERFNDRLGSQFGAAITYFSFLSLIPILMVSFAAVGFVLASNPDLLTELINKIVGSISDPTLASTLKNTVNTAIQQRTTVGLTGLALALYSGISWMGNLREAIRAQSRDVWERNPQDQEKIYFKYTRDFISLSGLVVALIITLTLTSIAGSAQAAIVRALGLEGIEWLRPAMTLIALSISIFANYLLFLWIFWMLPRHKPKKKALLRGTLLAAIGFEVIKFVMTMTLPQVAKSPSGAAFGSVIGLMAFFYFFARLTLFCAAWIATAQYKEDKTLPASEQPAP, from the coding sequence ATGCCTACAGGATCAGATAAAGACCCCCGACAGCCCAACAGTGAAGCGCCGCAAAAGCCGCTGATCGCCATCAAAACCGGCCACCAGACTATTGACCGCCGCATCTCCGGTTTTTCACGCCTGGTCGAACGCATCAAGGCCTGGCCAAGCATCGCTCACCTGCTGCGCGCCACCGAGCGCTTTAACGATCGTCTGGGCAGCCAGTTCGGCGCCGCTATCACCTATTTCTCGTTTCTTTCGCTGATCCCGATTCTGATGGTGTCATTTGCCGCCGTCGGCTTTGTGCTGGCATCCAATCCTGACCTGCTGACTGAGCTGATTAATAAGATTGTCGGCAGCATCAGTGACCCTACGCTGGCCAGCACGCTGAAAAACACCGTCAATACGGCGATTCAGCAACGCACCACCGTGGGGCTGACCGGTCTGGCACTGGCGCTGTATTCAGGCATCAGTTGGATGGGTAACCTGCGTGAGGCGATCCGCGCGCAGTCGCGTGACGTATGGGAACGTAATCCGCAAGATCAGGAAAAAATCTACTTCAAATACACCCGCGACTTTATTTCGCTGAGTGGATTGGTGGTGGCGCTGATTATCACCCTGACGCTGACCTCCATCGCCGGTTCGGCACAGGCGGCCATTGTCCGTGCACTGGGCCTGGAGGGCATCGAGTGGCTGCGGCCGGCGATGACGCTGATTGCTCTGTCAATCTCCATCTTCGCCAACTATCTGCTGTTCCTGTGGATATTCTGGATGCTGCCGCGACATAAGCCGAAGAAGAAGGCGCTGCTGCGTGGCACGCTGCTTGCCGCCATTGGCTTCGAAGTGATTAAGTTTGTGATGACCATGACGCTGCCACAGGTGGCTAAATCGCCGTCCGGTGCCGCCTTTGGTTCGGTAATCGGGTTGATGGCGTTTTTCTATTTCTTTGCCCGACTGACGCTTTTTTGCGCCGCCTGGATCGCCACCGCGCAGTATAAAGAAGACAAAACTCTGCCAGCCTCCGAGCAACCTGCCCCCTAA
- the echA8_1 gene encoding Probable enoyl-CoA hydratase echA8 — MKLLNHPTCRPFTEAGNLTQISAYYEEGRHIMWMLLRAEPRPCFNQALIEDIMTLAQAAKESSLQFDFWVTGSLVPNMFNVGGDLQFFAEAIKNRKREAMMAYARACIDCVHAAARGFDTGAVSIAMVEGSALGGGFEAALAHHFVLAQNNARMGFPEIAFNLFPGMGGYSLVARKGNMRLAEELIWGGESHTAEWFESRGLVDQLFQPGDAYIATRTFIDTIRPKLNGMRAMLRARQRVLQLTRSELMDITEDWVHSAFTIEEKDRAYIERLVMLQDRHTLNLRRAG, encoded by the coding sequence ATGAAATTACTTAATCACCCCACCTGTCGTCCGTTTACCGAAGCGGGCAATTTGACACAGATTTCCGCTTACTATGAAGAAGGGCGACACATCATGTGGATGCTGCTGCGTGCGGAACCGCGCCCGTGTTTTAATCAGGCGTTAATTGAAGACATCATGACGTTGGCGCAGGCAGCCAAAGAATCATCATTGCAGTTTGATTTTTGGGTCACTGGCTCGTTGGTGCCCAATATGTTCAACGTGGGTGGCGATTTGCAGTTCTTCGCCGAGGCGATTAAAAATCGCAAACGTGAGGCGATGATGGCTTACGCACGGGCCTGCATTGATTGCGTGCATGCGGCGGCTCGCGGATTTGATACCGGAGCGGTTAGCATCGCGATGGTCGAGGGCAGTGCACTGGGCGGCGGCTTTGAAGCGGCGCTGGCGCACCATTTCGTTCTGGCGCAGAACAATGCGCGCATGGGCTTCCCGGAGATTGCGTTTAATCTGTTCCCCGGCATGGGCGGTTATTCGCTGGTGGCGCGTAAAGGAAACATGCGCCTGGCGGAAGAGCTGATTTGGGGCGGCGAGTCGCATACCGCGGAATGGTTTGAAAGCCGTGGCCTGGTCGATCAGTTATTCCAGCCTGGCGACGCTTATATAGCGACCCGTACCTTTATCGATACCATTCGACCCAAACTGAACGGCATGCGTGCCATGCTGCGTGCCCGTCAGCGGGTGTTGCAGTTGACGCGTTCGGAACTGATGGACATTACCGAAGACTGGGTGCATTCGGCCTTCACTATTGAGGAGAAAGATCGCGCCTATATCGAACGTCTGGTGATGCTGCAGGATCGTCATACCCTGAACCTGCGTCGTGCCGGCTAA
- the cdh gene encoding CDP-diacylglycerol pyrophosphatase, with amino-acid sequence MSLRRRLFLYVAPLLMAAIVIAGALWIWVKPPQSSALWRIVSQQCLPNQQANNNPAPCAQVDPQAGFVVFKDRNGPLQYLLMPSAKITGIESPEVLAATTPNFFEQAWQARHFMADKYGKAIDDADISLAINSAYGRTQNQLHIHISCLLPAVKTQLAQYAADYSQRWEPLPGGLLGHDYLVRRVTPEELHKQGAFRLLADEVARSKGRMGSFGLAMTALPGGDFLLLATERSLLPFTLASSEEIQDHDCRVLQ; translated from the coding sequence ATGTCTTTGCGCCGCAGGCTGTTTTTGTACGTTGCGCCGTTGCTAATGGCCGCCATTGTCATTGCTGGTGCGCTCTGGATATGGGTGAAGCCACCCCAGTCGAGCGCGCTGTGGCGCATCGTCAGCCAACAGTGTCTGCCCAACCAACAGGCAAACAACAACCCGGCGCCCTGTGCGCAGGTGGACCCTCAGGCCGGTTTTGTGGTGTTTAAGGACCGTAACGGGCCACTGCAATATCTGTTGATGCCAAGCGCTAAAATTACCGGCATTGAAAGCCCAGAAGTACTGGCTGCCACGACCCCAAACTTCTTTGAGCAAGCCTGGCAGGCACGGCACTTTATGGCCGATAAGTACGGCAAGGCGATCGACGACGCCGATATTTCGCTGGCGATTAATTCGGCCTATGGCCGCACTCAGAACCAGTTGCACATTCATATCTCGTGCCTGCTGCCTGCGGTAAAAACGCAGTTGGCGCAGTATGCGGCAGATTACAGCCAGCGGTGGGAACCGTTGCCTGGCGGCCTGCTGGGCCATGACTATCTGGTGCGCCGGGTGACGCCTGAAGAGTTGCACAAACAGGGTGCTTTCCGCCTGCTGGCAGATGAGGTAGCACGCTCAAAGGGGCGCATGGGGAGCTTTGGCCTGGCGATGACCGCACTGCCGGGCGGCGATTTTCTGTTGCTGGCCACCGAGCGCAGCCTGCTGCCGTTTACGCTGGCTTCGTCAGAAGAGATCCAGGATCACGACTGCCGGGTTCTGCAGTAA
- the yhjH_2 gene encoding Cyclic di-GMP phosphodiesterase YhjH, producing the protein MTTKMTSGLLAPLLAVCTHIKAQHYWRQCRRQYTFQPIYRTCGALLALELLTAVSHPSAPDKRLSPEHYFAALDVRKRLQIIQEQLELLQYWQPLLTRHGLMVSVNIDGIALQALQQHGALQRQIAGMPYLRFELVEHAGMALNGPLQQIAGADRLWLDDFGSGLANFSAVSTWRYQYIKVARELFTLLKQTEDGVQLLVTLIKMMNQHSEGVIVEGVETEQEWLLVQRSGALAAQGYFLSRPAHFDTLQTLPTRFSMPAA; encoded by the coding sequence ATGACAACCAAGATGACTTCGGGTCTGCTGGCGCCACTCCTCGCCGTATGCACGCATATCAAAGCGCAGCATTATTGGCGTCAATGCCGCCGTCAGTACACCTTCCAGCCGATCTACCGCACCTGTGGCGCTTTACTGGCGCTTGAACTGCTAACCGCGGTATCTCATCCGTCCGCGCCGGACAAACGACTATCCCCGGAGCACTATTTCGCCGCCCTCGACGTCCGCAAGCGCCTGCAGATCATTCAGGAACAGCTGGAACTGCTGCAGTACTGGCAGCCGCTGCTGACCCGCCACGGGTTGATGGTGTCGGTCAATATCGACGGTATTGCCTTGCAGGCATTGCAGCAGCACGGCGCGTTGCAACGTCAGATTGCCGGCATGCCTTATCTGCGCTTTGAGCTGGTGGAGCACGCCGGGATGGCATTAAACGGCCCGTTGCAGCAGATTGCCGGTGCAGATCGGCTGTGGCTGGATGACTTCGGTAGCGGCCTGGCGAATTTCTCTGCCGTCAGCACCTGGCGTTACCAATACATCAAGGTTGCGCGTGAGCTATTCACCTTGCTCAAGCAAACGGAAGATGGTGTCCAGTTACTTGTCACCCTGATCAAAATGATGAACCAGCATAGCGAAGGGGTGATCGTCGAAGGGGTGGAGACCGAGCAGGAATGGTTGCTGGTACAGCGCTCCGGCGCGCTGGCTGCTCAGGGTTACTTTCTTTCTCGCCCGGCCCATTTCGACACCCTGCAAACCTTGCCTACGCGATTTTCCATGCCTGCCGCCTGA
- the yhjE_1 gene encoding Inner membrane metabolite transport protein yhjE produces MQASIAPTLDADDAPTPVNSRGKVIVASLVGTAIEFFDFYIYATAAVIVFPHIFFPQGDPTTATLQSLATFAVAFVARPIGSALFGHFGDRVGRKVTLVASLLTMGISTVLIGLLPSYETIGIFAPILLALARFGQGLGLGGEWGGAALLATENAPPKKRALYGSFPQLGAPIGFFFANGTFLLLSWLLTDQQFMEWGWRVPFILSAALVLIGLYVRVSLHETPVFAKVAKAGKQVKIPLGTLLSKHLKATILGTFIMLATYTLFYLMTVYSMTYGTTAQPLGLGYSRNSFLWMLMVAVIGFGVMVPIAGLLADAFGRRKTMIVITLLMIAFAFLFPSMLGSGNQALVMGFLLCGLSIMGLTFGPMGALLPELFPTEVRYTGASFSYNVASILGAAVAPYIATWLATHYGLFYVGLYLASMACLTLIALLLMKETRDQSL; encoded by the coding sequence ATGCAAGCCTCCATCGCACCAACTCTGGACGCCGACGACGCGCCAACACCAGTCAACTCACGCGGAAAAGTGATTGTCGCCTCGCTGGTCGGGACCGCCATCGAGTTTTTCGATTTCTATATTTACGCCACCGCGGCGGTGATCGTATTCCCGCATATCTTCTTCCCGCAGGGCGATCCCACCACCGCGACGCTACAGTCGTTGGCCACCTTTGCCGTCGCCTTTGTGGCGCGTCCGATTGGCTCGGCGCTGTTCGGCCACTTTGGCGATCGCGTGGGGCGCAAGGTAACGCTGGTCGCGTCGCTGCTCACCATGGGGATTTCCACCGTGCTGATCGGCCTGCTGCCAAGCTACGAAACCATCGGCATCTTCGCCCCTATCCTGCTGGCGCTGGCGCGATTCGGTCAGGGCCTGGGGCTGGGGGGTGAATGGGGCGGAGCCGCCTTGCTGGCAACCGAGAACGCCCCTCCCAAGAAGCGGGCGCTGTATGGCTCGTTCCCACAGCTGGGCGCGCCTATCGGTTTCTTCTTCGCTAACGGCACCTTCCTGCTGCTCTCCTGGCTGCTGACTGACCAACAATTTATGGAATGGGGCTGGCGCGTGCCGTTTATCCTGTCCGCCGCCCTGGTGCTGATCGGCCTGTACGTGCGCGTGTCGCTGCATGAAACTCCGGTATTCGCCAAGGTGGCCAAAGCCGGCAAACAGGTGAAAATCCCGCTCGGTACCCTGCTGAGCAAGCATTTGAAGGCGACCATCCTCGGCACCTTTATCATGCTGGCGACCTATACCCTGTTCTACCTGATGACGGTTTACTCAATGACCTACGGCACCACGGCGCAGCCGCTGGGGCTGGGCTACTCACGCAACAGTTTCCTGTGGATGCTGATGGTGGCGGTGATTGGTTTTGGTGTGATGGTGCCGATTGCCGGCCTGCTGGCCGATGCCTTTGGTCGCCGCAAGACCATGATCGTCATCACTCTGCTGATGATCGCCTTCGCCTTCCTGTTCCCAAGCATGCTGGGCTCCGGTAACCAGGCGCTGGTGATGGGCTTCCTGCTGTGTGGTCTGAGCATCATGGGCCTGACCTTCGGCCCGATGGGCGCGCTGCTGCCAGAGCTGTTCCCGACCGAAGTGCGTTATACCGGGGCCTCGTTCTCGTACAACGTGGCGTCGATCCTCGGGGCGGCAGTGGCACCTTATATCGCTACCTGGCTGGCAACCCACTACGGCCTGTTCTACGTCGGTCTGTATCTGGCATCCATGGCCTGTCTTACGCTGATAGCCCTGTTGCTGATGAAAGAAACCCGCGACCAGTCGCTGTAA
- a CDS encoding Probable tautomerase HP_0924, with translation MPYVNIKITREGATPEQKKQLIAGVTQLLVDTLGKNPATTVVVIDEVETDNWGIGGQSVTDLRAAAK, from the coding sequence ATGCCCTACGTAAATATCAAAATTACCCGCGAAGGCGCGACGCCGGAGCAAAAGAAACAGCTGATCGCCGGGGTGACCCAACTGCTGGTAGATACGCTGGGCAAGAACCCGGCTACCACCGTGGTGGTCATTGACGAAGTAGAAACCGACAACTGGGGTATTGGTGGCCAAAGCGTCACCGACCTGCGCGCCGCCGCTAAATAA
- the spy gene encoding Spheroplast protein Y precursor yields MRKLTALFVASTLALGSASMAFAADTTAAPATTDAAPMNMKMMHHKGEGKGGPFAGLNLTEQQRQQMRDIMKESHQKRGEGTKEERQALHSMVASDSFDEAKAKTQIDAISKAQSEHMLERAKAENKMYNLLTPEQKKQYNENYQKREQKMMEHMNNMKSKMTNSQ; encoded by the coding sequence ATGCGTAAACTGACCGCTTTATTTGTCGCTTCAACTCTGGCACTGGGTTCTGCTTCTATGGCTTTCGCTGCAGATACCACGGCAGCACCGGCTACTACAGACGCCGCCCCGATGAACATGAAAATGATGCATCATAAAGGTGAAGGTAAAGGCGGCCCGTTTGCCGGCCTGAACCTGACCGAGCAACAGCGCCAGCAAATGCGCGATATTATGAAAGAATCGCACCAGAAACGCGGCGAAGGTACTAAAGAAGAACGCCAGGCACTGCATAGTATGGTCGCTTCCGACAGTTTCGATGAAGCCAAAGCGAAAACCCAAATTGATGCCATCAGCAAAGCACAGTCCGAACATATGCTGGAGCGCGCCAAGGCTGAAAATAAAATGTATAACCTGCTGACCCCTGAGCAGAAAAAACAATACAATGAGAATTATCAGAAACGCGAACAAAAAATGATGGAGCACATGAATAACATGAAGTCGAAAATGACGAATTCACAGTAA
- the gmr_1 gene encoding Cyclic di-GMP phosphodiesterase Gmr, with protein sequence MFADQGPMLLNAHFGTNSPYWRLAFDSNALALSAVKGKTHMAVALSAMQAAKIRRLSGITASLDITITLGGEPIHLHLVGRRVNNLEWAGTASAFSDTQSVARDLVHGLSFAEQVVSEANSVIVIVDQHGRIQRFNRLSEEYTGLHEHDVIGKNVFQLFMSPEEASASRRNIAGFFRNGSSYEVERWIKTVKGERLFLFRNKFVHSGSGKNEVFLICSGTDITEERRAQERLRVLANTDIITGLPNRNAIQDKITQSIATRDGHSVGLVYLDLDNFKKVNDAYGHMFGDRLLVEVSLAVLGCLDNDQTLARLGGDEFLVLAQQADREMLQRLAQRIIDRLKTPFRIGLIEVYTGCSIGIALCPEHGNDLDSLIRSADTAMYVAKEHGKRTYTVFSPEMNKRVAEYMWLDTNLRKGLEQNQLVVYYQPKIEALSGRVCSVEALVRWDSPERGLIPPLQFISYAEESGLIGPLGRWVLQTAAKQAAQWQRQGLQLRVAVNLSARQLVDDSIVEDLAQVLQHNQLTPCLLDFELTESSLIEDEKRAREVITRLRELGAQVHLDDFGTGYSSLAQLARIPLDAIKLDKSFVRGVNDNPVSQSLVRAIVAAAEALKFRVIAEGVETESENRFLDEIGVDEKQGFLFARPMLPEQLEHWLQSYRPPSSSA encoded by the coding sequence ATGTTCGCAGACCAAGGCCCTATGCTTCTTAACGCTCACTTCGGCACCAACAGCCCTTATTGGCGATTGGCGTTTGACAGCAATGCGTTGGCGTTGTCGGCAGTCAAAGGTAAAACTCATATGGCCGTGGCGCTCAGCGCCATGCAGGCGGCTAAAATCCGTCGCCTGAGCGGCATTACCGCCAGCCTTGATATCACCATCACGCTCGGCGGCGAACCGATACATCTGCATCTGGTCGGGCGACGAGTCAACAATCTGGAATGGGCAGGCACCGCCTCCGCCTTCAGCGACACTCAATCGGTCGCCCGTGACCTGGTACACGGCCTATCCTTTGCCGAGCAGGTGGTGTCCGAAGCCAACTCCGTGATTGTGATTGTCGATCAACACGGCCGCATTCAGCGTTTCAACCGCCTGAGCGAAGAGTACACCGGCCTGCACGAACATGATGTTATTGGTAAAAACGTCTTTCAATTATTTATGAGCCCGGAGGAAGCCTCGGCATCACGGCGCAACATCGCCGGTTTTTTCCGTAATGGTTCCTCCTATGAGGTAGAACGCTGGATCAAAACGGTGAAAGGCGAGCGGCTGTTTTTGTTCCGCAACAAGTTCGTCCACAGCGGCAGCGGCAAAAATGAAGTTTTTTTGATTTGCTCCGGTACCGATATCACCGAAGAACGCCGCGCCCAGGAACGTCTGCGGGTGCTGGCCAATACCGACATCATTACCGGCCTGCCCAATCGCAATGCCATTCAGGACAAAATAACCCAGTCGATCGCCACTCGCGATGGCCACAGTGTTGGGCTGGTGTACCTCGATCTCGACAATTTTAAAAAGGTTAACGACGCCTACGGCCATATGTTCGGCGACCGTTTATTGGTAGAGGTGTCGCTGGCGGTGCTCGGCTGTCTGGATAACGACCAAACCCTGGCCCGGTTGGGGGGAGATGAATTCCTGGTGCTGGCCCAGCAGGCCGACCGCGAAATGCTGCAACGCCTGGCCCAGCGCATTATCGATCGGCTGAAAACGCCGTTCCGCATAGGGCTTATCGAAGTTTATACCGGCTGTTCTATTGGTATCGCACTGTGTCCCGAACACGGCAACGACCTCGACAGCCTGATCCGCAGTGCCGACACCGCCATGTATGTCGCTAAAGAGCACGGCAAACGGACCTATACCGTGTTCTCGCCGGAAATGAATAAACGCGTCGCGGAATACATGTGGCTGGACACCAACCTGCGTAAGGGATTGGAACAAAATCAACTGGTGGTGTATTACCAGCCAAAAATAGAGGCGCTCAGCGGCAGGGTATGTAGCGTGGAAGCGCTGGTACGCTGGGATTCCCCCGAGCGCGGCCTGATCCCGCCGCTGCAGTTTATCTCTTACGCGGAAGAGTCCGGTCTGATCGGCCCACTCGGCCGTTGGGTGCTGCAAACCGCCGCCAAACAGGCCGCTCAGTGGCAACGACAGGGGTTGCAACTGCGGGTCGCGGTCAATCTTTCCGCCCGCCAGTTAGTGGATGACTCTATCGTTGAAGATCTGGCCCAGGTGTTGCAGCACAATCAGTTGACCCCCTGCCTGCTGGATTTTGAACTCACGGAAAGCAGCCTGATTGAGGATGAGAAACGCGCTCGCGAAGTGATCACCCGGCTACGCGAGCTGGGCGCACAGGTTCATCTTGATGATTTTGGCACCGGCTACTCTTCGCTGGCGCAGCTGGCGCGTATTCCGCTGGATGCGATTAAACTGGATAAAAGCTTTGTGCGCGGAGTGAATGACAATCCGGTTTCACAATCGCTGGTGCGTGCCATCGTCGCGGCGGCCGAAGCGCTTAAATTCCGGGTGATCGCCGAAGGCGTGGAAACAGAAAGCGAAAATCGGTTCCTCGATGAAATCGGCGTGGATGAAAAACAGGGGTTCCTGTTTGCGCGGCCAATGCTCCCGGAACAGCTGGAGCATTGGCTGCAGTCTTATCGCCCGCCATCCTCCTCAGCGTGA
- a CDS encoding Uncharacterized conserved protein: MFNTSNFVYIATTADTKGQELEYVRQIIANLGLPTVTIDLSTSNLPANPAADICAEEVAGYHPEGARAVFCPNRSHAITAMALAFERFLLTRHDIAALLGLGGSGGTAIITPAMQKLPIGLPKLMVSSMAAGDVSAYVGNSDIAMLYSVTDIAGLNRISRRVLSNAACQIAGAVRFATAYDIEEKPAVGLTMFGVTTPCIKMVVSALEPQWDCLVFHATGSGGRALEKLIDSRLLSAALDLTTTEVADYLFGGVLPCNEDRFSAIARTGIPCILSCGALDMINFGSPETVPARYAERLIHQHNPQVTLVRTTPQENASIGRWIGEKMNACSGEIRFVIPGGGVSALDAPGQPFWDPQALAAFMQALESTLRPTNKRRLIKTAYHINDPRFAHIVTEQFQHIANPRLLSK, translated from the coding sequence ATGTTTAATACTTCAAATTTTGTCTACATTGCTACCACAGCAGATACCAAAGGACAAGAGTTGGAGTATGTCCGCCAGATTATCGCCAACCTCGGTTTACCCACGGTTACCATTGATCTCTCTACCAGCAACCTGCCGGCGAACCCGGCAGCCGATATCTGCGCTGAGGAAGTTGCCGGCTACCATCCCGAAGGGGCCAGGGCCGTATTTTGCCCCAACCGCAGCCATGCCATTACCGCGATGGCACTCGCCTTCGAACGTTTTCTCCTGACACGCCACGATATCGCGGCCCTGCTTGGTTTGGGCGGCTCTGGCGGCACAGCCATTATCACCCCGGCGATGCAAAAATTACCCATCGGCCTGCCTAAATTGATGGTTTCAAGCATGGCTGCAGGCGACGTCTCGGCGTATGTCGGCAACAGCGATATCGCCATGCTGTATTCCGTCACGGATATAGCAGGCCTGAACCGTATATCGCGCCGTGTCCTGAGCAATGCAGCATGCCAGATTGCTGGAGCGGTACGTTTCGCCACCGCTTATGACATCGAGGAAAAACCGGCTGTCGGTCTGACAATGTTTGGCGTCACAACGCCTTGCATAAAAATGGTTGTTTCCGCGCTCGAACCTCAATGGGACTGCTTGGTATTCCACGCCACCGGCAGTGGCGGCAGAGCGTTGGAGAAACTGATCGATAGCCGTTTGCTGAGCGCAGCGCTGGATCTGACCACAACCGAAGTGGCCGATTATCTGTTCGGAGGGGTTCTTCCCTGCAATGAGGATCGCTTTAGTGCCATCGCCCGCACCGGCATCCCCTGCATACTATCCTGTGGTGCATTGGATATGATTAATTTTGGCTCTCCAGAAACGGTACCGGCGCGTTATGCCGAACGCCTGATCCACCAACATAACCCTCAGGTTACTTTGGTTCGCACTACCCCGCAGGAAAATGCCAGTATCGGGCGCTGGATAGGGGAAAAAATGAATGCTTGCAGCGGTGAGATACGATTTGTGATCCCGGGAGGGGGGGTATCCGCACTGGATGCTCCGGGACAGCCTTTTTGGGATCCACAGGCATTGGCCGCTTTTATGCAGGCGTTAGAAAGTACGCTTCGGCCAACTAACAAACGACGGCTGATAAAAACGGCTTATCATATTAACGATCCGCGTTTTGCACATATTGTTACCGAACAGTTTCAACATATTGCCAACCCTCGCCTCTTATCGAAGTGA